DNA from Stenotrophomonas acidaminiphila:
CTGCGGGCTGGTGATGATGCGTTCGGACTTGAACAACCCCTGCGCGCGGATGGCGTCCAGTTCCTCGGCGTAGTGCCGGGTGAGCGGGGAAGTGTGCGCGTTGGCGGTCATGGCAGGGTTTTGCGGTGGAGGGAGTGACGATTCTAGCGGCCTGGCGTTGCCGCCGCCGGTTTCATGGGGAATGGCTATAAGCGCCACGGCCGAAGTCATTTCTCCGTGTGCGTGTGCGCCCGCAGCATCGACGCTCCACCCCTGCCTTCCAGGAGCCACCGATGACCGCCCCCTTGTTCCCGTCCACCGCGCCGACCAGGAAGCTGTTGTCCCTCAGCCTGGCCGTGGCGCTGTGCGGGGTGGCGGCATCGGCGCAGGCGCAGCAGCCCACCGTGGAACAACTGCAGCAGCGCCTGGAGCGGCTGGAACGCCTGGCCGGCGTGTCCGGCGTGGCAGCCGTCGAAGGTGTCGACCTGGCCGGGCTGGACCAGCGCCTGCGCATCCTCGAGCGCCGCCTGGAGCTGCAGGAGGAAGAGCGGGTGGCCGCCGCCCGGGCCGCGCCGCAGATCACCGTCGACCCGAAGGGCGCCGCGTTCCGGTCCGGCGACGGCAACTACGAGCTCAAGCTGCGCGGCCTGCTGCAGGGCGACGCGCGCGTGTTCGTCGGCGATGGCAACCAGAACGACAGCTTCCTGCTGCGCACCGCCCGGCCCACGCTGGAAGGCTCGCTGGGCAAGCGGGTCGCCTACCGCTTCACCCCGGAGTTCGCCGGCGACAGCGCGACCATCGTCGATGCCTATGTCGACCTGCGCTTCAATCCGGCCCATGTGCTGCGCGTGGGCAAGTTCACCTCGCCGGTGGGACTGGAGCGCCTGCAGTCCTCGGCGGCCCTGGTGGACGTCGAGCGCGCGCTGCCCAGCGAGCTTGCGCCGAACCGCGACTTGGGCGTGCAGCTGCAGGGCGAGCTGGCCGCGGGCAGGTTCAGCTACGCGCTGGGCGTGTTCAACGGCGCGGTCGATGGCCGCGACGCGACGAGCAGCAACCCCGACGATGATTTCGAGATCGCCGGCCGCGTGTTCTTCGAGCCGCTCAAGGGCAGCGACAGCGCATGGGCGGGGCTGGGCGTCGGCCTGGGCGCGAGTGCCGGGCAGAAACATGGCGTTGGCAGCAGCTTCCTGCCGCGCTACCGCACCCCGGGCCAGGCGACCTTCTTCAGCTACCGCAGCACGGTGGCCGCCGACGGCGACACGCTGCGCTGGTCGCCGCAGGGCTGGTTCTACCGCAACGGCTTCGGCCTGCAGGCCGAGTACATCGTTTCGCGCCAGGAAGTGGCCCGCGACGCACGTCGCACCGCCCTGGAACACCGCGCCTGGCAGGCGACGGCCAGCTACGTCCTGACCGGCGAGGACGCCGGCTACCGCGGGGTGACGCCGGCGCGCCCGTTCGGCGTCAACGGTGGGCGCGGGGCATTCGAGCTCACTGCGCGCTACGGCGAACTGCAAGCCGACGGGGCGGCGTTCCCGTTCTACGCCGATCCGGCCGCCTCGGCTGCGCGCATCCGGTCGTGGACGGTGGGCGCGAACTGGTACCTCACCGCGAACCTCAGGCTCGCCACCAACTACCTGCACAGCCGCTTCGGTGCCGTTGCCGGCGCCCAGAGGCTGGCCGACGAAAAAGCCGTTTTCTCGCGCCTGCAAGTTTCCTTCTGACGGAGAGCCCTCGTGAAGCAGTCCTTCCTTCCCCGTATCGGCGCGGCCGCGGTGGCTTTCGCGCTGGCCTTCGCGTCCGGCGCCGTGCTTGCCCGCGACGTGCAGCTGCTCAATGTCTCCTACGACCCCACCCGCGAGCTGTACCGCGACTTCAACGCCGCGTTCGCCAGGCACTGGAAGGAAACCAGGGGCGACAACGTCAGCATCGAAACCTCGCATGGTGGTTCGGGCAAGCAGGCGCGCGCGGTGATCGATGGCATCGAGGCCGACGTGGTGACGCTGGCGCTGGCCTACGACGTGGATGCGATCGCGCAGAAGTCGCGGCTGCTGCCGGCCAACTGGCAGTCGCGGCTGCCGGACAACAGCGCGCCGTACACCTCGACCATCGTGTTCCTGGTGCGCAAGGGCAACCCCAAGGCGATCCGCGACTGGCCGGACCTGCTGCGCGCCGGGGTTTCGGTGGTGACGCCCAATCCCAAGACGTCCGGCGGCGCGCGCTGGAACTACCTGGCCGCCTGGGCGTACGCCGAGCACATTTTCAACGGCGACCGCGCACGCATCCTCAACTACATGCGCGCGCTGTTCCGCAACGTGCCGGTGCTGGATACCGGCGCGCGTGGCGCCACCACCACCTTCGTGCAGCGCGGCATCGGCGATGTGCTGCTGGCCTGGGAGAACGAGGCATTCCTGGCGCAGGAAGAGCTGGGCCCGGACAAGTTCGAGATCGTGGTGCCGCGGCAGTCGATCCTGGCCGAGCCCCCGGTGGCGCTGGTGGACCGCAACGTCGACCGGCATGGCACCCGCGAGGTGGCGCAGGCCTACCTGAACTACCTGTACTCGCCCGAAGGGCAGCGCATCGCCGCCCGCCACTATTACCGCCCGCGCAATCCGCAGTACGCCGATCCGGCCGACATCGCGCGGTTCCCGCAGGTGCGGCTGGTCACCCTCCGCGAGGTGTTCGGTTCCTGGGAAAAGGCGCAGGCCGAGCACTTCGCCGACGGCGGCCTGTTCGACCAGATCCAGGCGGGCAAGTAAGCGGTGGCCGCGAACGCCGCCGCACTGGCGCCGCCACGGCGCCCCCCGCGGGTGCTGCCCGGGTTTGGCCTGGGCATGGGCATCACCCTGTTCTGGCTGGGGCTGATCGTGCTGGTCCCGCTGGCCGGGGTGTTCCTGCGCGCCGCCGGGCTGGGCGTGGACGGCATCTGGCGGATATGGAGCGAGCCGCGCGTGCTGTCGGCGCTGCGCCTGAGCTTCGGCACCGCCTTCGCCGCGGCCGCGTTCAACACGCTGATGGGCACCTGGGTGGCCTGGGTGTTCGTGCGCTACCGCTTCCCGGGCCGGCGCCTGTTCGATGCCTTGATCGACCTGCCGTTCGCGCTGCCCACCGCGGTGGCCGGCATCGCGCTCACCGCGCTGTACGGCGGACAGGGCTGGGTCGGGCGCTGGCTGGAGCCGCTCGGCCTGAAGATCGCCTACACGCCGCTGGGCATCGTGGTCGCCCTGGTGTTCGTCGGCCTGCCGTTCGTGGTGCGCATTGTGCAGCCGGTGCTGGCCGAAGCCGAGCCTGAACTCGAGGAAGCGGCGGCAACCCTGGGCGCCAGCCGCTGGCAGACCCTGGCGCGGGTGGTCGTGCCGGCGCTGTGGCCGGCGATGCTGACCGGCTTTGCGCTGGCGTTCGCGCGCGGGGTGGGCGAGTACGGCTCGGTGATCTTCATCGCCGGCAACCTGCCCAACGCCACCGAGATCGCACCGCTGCTGATCACCATCCGCCTGGAGGAATTCGACTACGCCGGCGCCACCGCCATCGCCGCGGCGATGCTGCTGCTGTCCTTCGCGCTGCTGCTGCTGGTCAACCTCGTGCAGGGCCGCCTGCAGCGCCGG
Protein-coding regions in this window:
- a CDS encoding porin, encoding MTAPLFPSTAPTRKLLSLSLAVALCGVAASAQAQQPTVEQLQQRLERLERLAGVSGVAAVEGVDLAGLDQRLRILERRLELQEEERVAAARAAPQITVDPKGAAFRSGDGNYELKLRGLLQGDARVFVGDGNQNDSFLLRTARPTLEGSLGKRVAYRFTPEFAGDSATIVDAYVDLRFNPAHVLRVGKFTSPVGLERLQSSAALVDVERALPSELAPNRDLGVQLQGELAAGRFSYALGVFNGAVDGRDATSSNPDDDFEIAGRVFFEPLKGSDSAWAGLGVGLGASAGQKHGVGSSFLPRYRTPGQATFFSYRSTVAADGDTLRWSPQGWFYRNGFGLQAEYIVSRQEVARDARRTALEHRAWQATASYVLTGEDAGYRGVTPARPFGVNGGRGAFELTARYGELQADGAAFPFYADPAASAARIRSWTVGANWYLTANLRLATNYLHSRFGAVAGAQRLADEKAVFSRLQVSF
- a CDS encoding sulfate transporter subunit, giving the protein MKQSFLPRIGAAAVAFALAFASGAVLARDVQLLNVSYDPTRELYRDFNAAFARHWKETRGDNVSIETSHGGSGKQARAVIDGIEADVVTLALAYDVDAIAQKSRLLPANWQSRLPDNSAPYTSTIVFLVRKGNPKAIRDWPDLLRAGVSVVTPNPKTSGGARWNYLAAWAYAEHIFNGDRARILNYMRALFRNVPVLDTGARGATTTFVQRGIGDVLLAWENEAFLAQEELGPDKFEIVVPRQSILAEPPVALVDRNVDRHGTREVAQAYLNYLYSPEGQRIAARHYYRPRNPQYADPADIARFPQVRLVTLREVFGSWEKAQAEHFADGGLFDQIQAGK
- a CDS encoding sulfate ABC transporter permease subunit CysT; the protein is MPGFGLGMGITLFWLGLIVLVPLAGVFLRAAGLGVDGIWRIWSEPRVLSALRLSFGTAFAAAAFNTLMGTWVAWVFVRYRFPGRRLFDALIDLPFALPTAVAGIALTALYGGQGWVGRWLEPLGLKIAYTPLGIVVALVFVGLPFVVRIVQPVLAEAEPELEEAAATLGASRWQTLARVVVPALWPAMLTGFALAFARGVGEYGSVIFIAGNLPNATEIAPLLITIRLEEFDYAGATAIAAAMLLLSFALLLLVNLVQGRLQRRGAR